From the Streptomonospora nanhaiensis genome, the window CCCCGAGTGCCAGGGCCTGGGCCGCAAGGTGGAGCTGGACCCCGACACGTTCTTCGACCTGTCCCGCTCCCTCAACGACGGCGGGGTGCGGTTCCGGCCGTTCGAGGGCGGCATTGCGGGCAGCATGTGGACGGCGGTGCTCGACGGCGACAAGCCCCTGGGGGAGTTCACCGAGGAGGAGTGGCACACGCTGCTCCACGGCGGGCGCGACAAGACACTGAAGGTCCCGGTCGAGACCGGCAGCGGCACCTACAACATGACCTACGAGGGGATCGCCGACCGCTTCGAGCGCCTCTACCTCAAGCGCGACATCTCCGGTATGAGCAAGCGCAGCCGCGAGGCGGTGCAGGCGGTGATCCGCGAGGGGCGGTGCCCGGCGTGCGACGGTGCCCGGCTGGCACCGGCGGCGCTGGCCTCGCGCATCGACGGCCGCAACATCGCCAACTGGACCGCGATGGAGCTGGACGACCTCATCGGGGTGCTGGAGGGGATCGACCACCCCCAGGGCACTCCCATCGCGCGCTCGGCCGCCGCCGCGCTGCGCCGGCTCAGCGACATCGGCCTGGGCTACCTCAGCCTGGACCGCGAGACCACCACGCTGTCGGGGGGCGAGGCCCAGCGGCTGAAGATGGTGCGCTACCTGGGGTCGTCGCTGGTGGGCATGACCTATGTGTTCGACGAGCCCAGCACCGGACTGCACCCCCACGACGTGGGGCGGCTCAACCGCCTGCTGAAGGCGCTGCGCGACCGGGGCAACACGGTGCTGGTGGTCGAGCACGACCGCGACGTGATCGCGATCGCCGACCACGTCATCGACATGGGGCCGCTGGCGGGCGCCAACGGCGGCCAGGTGGTGTACGCGGGGCCGCCCGAGGGGCTGCGCGCCGGCGACACCCTCACCGGGCGGTGCCTGCGGCGGACCACCGGGCTGAAGGAGGCTGTGCGCGAGCCGCGCGGCTGGCTGCGCGTGGACAACGCCCGGCGGCACAACCTCAAGGACGTGTCGGTGGCGGTGCCCACCGGCGTGCTGACCGTGTTCACGGGGGTGGCGGGCTCGGGCAAGAGCACGCTGGTCACCGACGTGTTCGCCGCCGCCCACCCCGATGCGGTGCTGATCGGGCAGCAGGCCATCACCGCCTCCAGCCGCTCCACCCCCGCGTCGTTCCTGGGCATCATGGACCCGCTGCGCAAGAGCTTCGCCGACGCCAACCGGGTGGACCCGGGCATGTTCAGCTTCAACTCCAAGGGCGCCTGCTCCGCCTGCGGGGGGCGGGGCGAGATCACCGCCGAGATGTCGTTCATGGACCCGGTGACCATGGTGTGCGAGGCGTGCGAGGGGCGGCGCTACGACACCTCGGTGCTGGCCTACCGGCTGCGCGGCCGCACCATCGCCGAGGTCATGGCGATGACCGCGGAGGAGGCCGCGGGGTTCCTCACCGAGCCGAGGATCGCGGCGCAGCTGCGGCAGCTGATCGAGGTGGGGCTGGGCTACCTCACGCTGGGCCAGGAGCTGAGCTCGCTGTCGGGCGGCGAGCGGCGGCGGCTGAAGCTGGCCACCCACCTCACCAAGCGCGGCGGGCTCTACATCATCGACGAGCCCACCAACGGGCTGCACATGGCCGACGTCGACACCCTGCTGGCGCTGCTGGACCGGCTGGTGGACGCGCGCAACACCGTGGTCGTGATCGAGCACGACCTCGACGTGGTCAAGCACGCGGACTGGGTGATCGACCTCGGTCCGCACGGCGGCAAGGACGGCGGCCGGATCATGTTCGAGGGCACTCCGCACGACCTGGTCAAGGACGAGCACTCGCTGACGGCCCGCCACCTGCGGGCGGACCTGGCGGCCGCCGGGTAGGCCCCGGCGGCGCGGTGGAGGCGCGCCGGGCGGGCCCGCGGGCGGGGCGGTCGGCCGCCCGGCGGGCCCGCCCCGCTCCGGCCCGGCCGCCACGGAGGGGTGCGCGGGCCGGAGGGAGAGGGCGCCGACCGGTCTGGGACCCCGTGGCGGGAGGCGGTGGCGGGCCGCCGTGCACAGACCCTTGCCGCAACCCGCGGATCGAATGTATGTTCGAACAAGTCGTCCGGTCCGAGGTGAGGGGGAACCATGCCGCCGTCCCGCTCCGCCGCCCGCAGCGCCCTCCGCGCCGCCGCGGGCTCCACCGCCTCAGCGCGCCCGGTGCTGGTCACCGGCGCCGCCGGCGGCTCCCCCGGTGCCACCGGCGGCCTGGTCACCCGGTTGCTGCTGGAGCGCGGGGTGCCCGTGCGCGCCCTCGTGCGCGCCGACGACCACCGCGCCGCCGCGCTGCGCCGCGCGGGCGCCGAGGTGGCCGTGGCCGACCTCCGCGAGGTCGGCGACCTCCTCCCCGCTCTGCGCGGTGTTCGGCGGGCGTTCTTCACCTACCCGGTCGCCGCCGGTCTGCTCGACGCCGCCGCCGCGTTCGCCGAGGCCGCGGCCGCCGGCGGCCTCGACCGCGTGGTCGCCGTGTCCCAGCTCGCCGCCTCGCCGCAGGCCCCCGCTCCGCACGCGCGCCGCCACTGGCTGGCCGAGCGGGTCCTGGACCGCGCGGGGCTGAACCCCGTGCACCTGCGCGCGGGCGTGCTCTTCGAGGACCTCGCCGTGGTGCTGGCCGCCGGCGACGAACGCCGGCTGGCCCTGCCGCTGGGCTCGCCCTGCACCGTGCTCCCGCTCGTGGCGGCCGCCGACGTCGCCCGGGTGGCGGCCGCGCTGCTCGCCGACCCCACCGCCGATCCCGGCTCCATCCCCGACCCCGACCCCGTGTGCCTGCTCACCGGCCAGGTCAGCAGCGTCGCCGAGATCGTCACCGCCTTCGACTCCGCCGCCGCCCACGGGGTCTCCTACACCGACCTCCCCGAGGACCGCTGGGAGCGCCAGGCCCACCTGCTCTACCGCGACCCGGTGGCCGTCGAGCACCTGCGCCACCTGTGGGAGTCCTTCCGGCGGGTGGGCTCACGCCGCGAGCCCTACCCGGTCACCGACGACATCCAGCGCTACGGCGGCGCACCGCCCACCACCCTGGCGGAGTTCGCCCGGGCCCGCGCCCGGGCGGCCGAGTTCGCAACCGCCGTGTGAACGCGCGGTCGCCGGGGCCCGCTCACGGCACGCCGGCCCCCCGGTGCGCACCCGGCGACCGCGCCCCCAGCACAATGGGCGCCATGGCCACCACCCGACACCCCCGGCTGGAGATCGAGTACTGCACCCAGTGCCGCTGGCTGCTGCGCGCGGCCTGGACGGCGCAGGAGCTGCTGACGACCTTCCGCACCGAACTCGGCGAGGTCGCCCTGATCCCGGGCACGGGCGGGGTCTTCGAGGTCCGCCTGGACCAGGAGCGGCTGTGGTCGCGCGCCGACGACGGCGGGTTCCCCGACCTCGCCGCCCTCAAGCGCGCGGTCCGCGACCGCGTCGCTCCGCACCGGTCGCTGGGCCACTCCGAGCAGCGGCGCGAGTAGGCCCGGGAACGGGGACGGCGGTCCGGCCGCCGCGCGGGCCCCGTGTCCGCTCGCGGCCGGGCGTCCGCCCTGCGCAGCGGGGCCGGTGTGTGCTTGAATCACCACAGCGCACGCCTTGCACCGCGCCGCCGCGGCCGGCGGGCCGCCACGCGTCTTCGCCCGCTTGTGCCGCCCACCGCCAGTCACCTCGTAAAGCCCACGGCCGGAGCCGCGATCAGCCGGCGGCCGGCGCACGGCCCGCTCTCGCGTACAGGGGCGCCATGGTCAGGAACACGGTCCGGCGGCTGTTCGCCGCGTTCGTCCTCATCGCGATCGGCTGGGCGGCGGGCATGCTCGTGATCGGCTCCGACGGCCTGCTCAGCGACCTGGCCCTGCGGGTGCTGCCGCTGGGCTGCGTGCGGGCGTTCGCCAGCTACCCGGCCCAGTACGACTGCGAGGACATCGGCTTCGTCGGCGTCTTCGCGTTCTGGGGGCTGGCGGCCTCGGCCCTCACCCTGCTCGTGTGCGCCGTGGCCACCTGGAACGGTCGGGCCGCGGGCCCCCGGCGCGAGGCGGCCCGGCCCGACCCCGACGACTGAGCCGCGCGCCGGCGCTCCCCGCCCCGGCGTGAGTGCGGTTCCCGCCCGCGCGGGCCGGAGCGCCGACCCCGTGACCGGGGGGTGTGGCGCGCCCCACTAGAGTCTCCCCATGGCCGGGACTAGAACACGTTTCAAACGGTGGGCCGTGGGCGCGCTCTGCGTCGTGACCGGCCTGGCGCTGCTGGCCGCCGCGGCCGGGTTCTGGTCCGTGCGGCGCGCCTTCCCCCAGACCCAGGGCGAGCTGGCGCTGCCCGCCCTTGAGGGCGAGGCCACCGTCTACCGCGACGGCCGCGGGGTGCCGCACGTCTACGCCGCCACCGCCGAGGACCTGTTCCGGGCGCAGGGGTTCGTGCACGCCCAGGACCGGTTCTGGCAGATGCACTTCAACCGCATGACCACCGCCGGGCGGCTGGCCGAGCTGTTCGGGCCCGACCAGGTGGGCACCGACGTCTACCTGCGCACCATGGGCTGGCGGCGCGTGGCCGAGCGGGAGTACGACCTGCTGGAGCCCGACACCCGCGCCTACCTCGACGCCTACGCCGAGGGGGTCAACGCCTACCTGGACCAGCGGGGCGGCGGGGAGCTGGGCCTGGAGTTCACCGTGCTGGGCGTGCTCAGCCCCGACCACGAGGTGGAGCCCTGGACCGCCGTGGACAGCCTGGCCTGGCTCAAGGCCATGGCCTGGGACCTGCGCGGCAACATGGCCGAGGAGATCGAGCGGGCGGGGCTGGTGGCCGACGGGCTCACCCGCGAGCAGGTGGAGGAGCTGTACCCGGCCTACCCCGAGGAGGAGCACGCGCCGATCGTCTCCGGCGGGCGGGTCCGCGACGGCGCGTTCGAGCCGGACCCCGGCCCGGGCGCCGGTGACGGCGGCGACACCGCCCTCCCCCCGGCCGACGCCGCACCCGCGCTGGCCGAGGTCGGCGCGGGCCTGGCCGCCGTCCCGCCGCTGGTGGGCCCGCACTCCTCGGGGCTGGGCTC encodes:
- a CDS encoding ATP-binding cassette domain-containing protein, with the translated sequence MTRSAPSPDTEGSPSGGASTDAPAAAPPIVIRGARVHNLKDVSVEIPKNRIVVFTGVSGSGKSSLVFGTVAQEAQRQLNDTYPAFVRGFLPKYEKPEADHVDNLSAAIVVDQKPVGGNSRSTVGTATDIHPQLRVLFSRMGEPSAGMSSAYSFNTPAGACPECQGLGRKVELDPDTFFDLSRSLNDGGVRFRPFEGGIAGSMWTAVLDGDKPLGEFTEEEWHTLLHGGRDKTLKVPVETGSGTYNMTYEGIADRFERLYLKRDISGMSKRSREAVQAVIREGRCPACDGARLAPAALASRIDGRNIANWTAMELDDLIGVLEGIDHPQGTPIARSAAAALRRLSDIGLGYLSLDRETTTLSGGEAQRLKMVRYLGSSLVGMTYVFDEPSTGLHPHDVGRLNRLLKALRDRGNTVLVVEHDRDVIAIADHVIDMGPLAGANGGQVVYAGPPEGLRAGDTLTGRCLRRTTGLKEAVREPRGWLRVDNARRHNLKDVSVAVPTGVLTVFTGVAGSGKSTLVTDVFAAAHPDAVLIGQQAITASSRSTPASFLGIMDPLRKSFADANRVDPGMFSFNSKGACSACGGRGEITAEMSFMDPVTMVCEACEGRRYDTSVLAYRLRGRTIAEVMAMTAEEAAGFLTEPRIAAQLRQLIEVGLGYLTLGQELSSLSGGERRRLKLATHLTKRGGLYIIDEPTNGLHMADVDTLLALLDRLVDARNTVVVIEHDLDVVKHADWVIDLGPHGGKDGGRIMFEGTPHDLVKDEHSLTARHLRADLAAAG
- a CDS encoding NmrA family NAD(P)-binding protein, which produces MPPSRSAARSALRAAAGSTASARPVLVTGAAGGSPGATGGLVTRLLLERGVPVRALVRADDHRAAALRRAGAEVAVADLREVGDLLPALRGVRRAFFTYPVAAGLLDAAAAFAEAAAAGGLDRVVAVSQLAASPQAPAPHARRHWLAERVLDRAGLNPVHLRAGVLFEDLAVVLAAGDERRLALPLGSPCTVLPLVAAADVARVAAALLADPTADPGSIPDPDPVCLLTGQVSSVAEIVTAFDSAAAHGVSYTDLPEDRWERQAHLLYRDPVAVEHLRHLWESFRRVGSRREPYPVTDDIQRYGGAPPTTLAEFARARARAAEFATAV
- a CDS encoding SelT/SelW/SelH family protein, whose translation is MATTRHPRLEIEYCTQCRWLLRAAWTAQELLTTFRTELGEVALIPGTGGVFEVRLDQERLWSRADDGGFPDLAALKRAVRDRVAPHRSLGHSEQRRE